In Edaphobacter aggregans, the sequence CATCGCCAAAACCAAAAGTAGTAGAGATGTGCCGGATACGATCTGCCGCGACGTCGTCATAATGGGGTGGAACTCCTTACCAGTTCACATTGTAGAGCGGGAAATCGACGGTTACAAGCGGGTGAATTAGACCCGCCCCTGCTATCATCACCTGCACAACAACAATGACCTAAAGCAGTGCGTCCAAATCTCACGGATGGACATCTGCTAGCTAGGCGGAGTCATACGGAACGTTAGACGGTTGAACCCCGTATATGTCCTGAAACAGGTTGAAAATATCCCTAACCGCGCCCGGTTCTTGGCGGAGAAGCGAAGAGAAAGCATCAATGAACGCGAAGAAAATCATTCTGATTGCGGTAGCTGTCCTCGTCCTGGCAGGAATCATCGTTGGTTCCATCCTCAAAAGTCAGTCATCCGTCACCAAAGTGGCCACCGCCAAGGTAACCCGCCAGGATCTCGTCTCTATCGTCAACGGCACAGGCCAAATCAAGCCCAAGACTTATGTAAACATCGGCGCCACAGCCTTTGGCCGAATCACTCACCTCTATGTCAAAGAAGGTGATCACGTTAAGGCCGACCAACTCGTCGCCACCGTCGAGAGCGAACAACCTGCGTCTGCCGTCGAGGCCCAGCATGCAACCATCGCTTCGTCGAAGACTGACGTAGACTCCTTCATTGCCGCCGAGCGTACAGCGGAGGCCAATGTTGAGCAGGCTAAGGCTGATCTCGAGCAGAAGAAGTTCGACTACGAGCGCGCCCTCGCCCTTTACAACGAAAAGCTGATCGCAAAGCAGGACTACGACGCCAAGAAAGCCGCCTACGACGTTTCAGCGGCCACGCTGCAGCAGCGCATCGCAGCCGTCGCCCAGGCAAAGGCGCAAACCCTCTCTGCAAAAGGACACGTCGACCAGGCCGTCGCTACCCTGCGAGGAAGCGACTATAACCTCGGCCTTACCCAAAGCCGCGCTCCCTTTGACGCCCTCGTCACCAACGTTCCCGTCCGCGAAGGTGAGACCGTCGTCCTAGGTATCCAAAACGCAGAAGGATCCACCCTAATGACCCTCGCTGACATGTCCGTTATTACCGCCGAGGTAAAAGTCGACGAGACAGACATCGTTAACGTTGCCATCGGCCAACCCGCCGATGTAACCGTCGATGCCCTGCCCGGTCGAAGCTTCAAAGGTCACGTCACCCAGGTCGGCGATCAGGCTCTCCTCCGCACTACCGGCATAGCCACCAGCCAGAGCACCACGGGCACCGAAGAGGCCAAGGACTTCAAAGTCGTCGTCACGCTCGACCAGCCATCGGATGATCTGCGACCGGGTCTCTCCACTACTGCAAAGATCACAACGGCCCATAAACCCAATGCCCTCAACATTCCCATCCAAGCCCTCGTCCAACGCGATGTGTTGACCGAGAAGGCGTTGTTCACCAACGGCGGCAAACCGCCAACCGGAGTCGCCTCAGCCAGCACCAGCAAGCCACAACTGGTTCAGGGCGTCTATGTCCTTCAGGCCGACAGCAAGAACCGCAATAAGCTTCGCGTCAACTTCGTCCCGGTCGCAACCGGAGTCACGGGTGCCACAGACATCGAAGTGCTCAGCGGGCTCAAGGAGGGTGACGAGATCGTTACCGGCCGCTATAAGATTCTGCGTGCCCTAAAAAGCGGGACGATCGTCAAAAAAGATAACTCGGTCGAGTCAGCCGACGCCGACAAGTCGTAAGATCATGCGTAGGGCTCGGCGAGGCTCCTGGCCAGAGTGCGGATACACGCCTAAGCCCAGGGAACCAATACAGCAGCATAAACGTACTAACCCTCGAACTCACACGACCGGAGAACCGGATGGCCATCGAAACCGCAGTTGAACCCACCGTCGGCAACATTACAGGTCCGCACCCAGGCGACGTCATCGTCACCGACAATCTGTGGAAGACCTACGAGATGGGCGACCAGCAGGTACACGCTCTCCGCGGCGTCAACCTGCGTATCCGCCACAACGAGTACGTCGCGATCATGGGTCCGTCCGGTTCAGGCAAATCGACCTTGATGAACCTCATCGGCTGCCTCGACTCTCCCTCGCAAGGTAAGTACTGGCTCAATGGACACGACGTCTCCGAGTTGAACGATGACGAACTTGCCCGCATCCGCAACAAGGAAATTGGCTTCGTCTTCCAGACCTTCAACCTCCTTGCCCGTGCTACGTCGCTGCACAACGTCGAGCTGCCGTTGATCTACAACGGCACCCCTGCTGCAGAGCGGACCGCCCGAGCCAAAGCCGTCCTGGAGTCGGTCAACCTTGGCGCCCGCATGATGCACAAACCAAATGAGTTGTCCGGAGGCCAGCGCCAGCGTGTCGCCATCGCTCGCGCCCTGGTCAATCATCCCTCCATCATCCTCGCCGACGAACCCACTGGAAACCTCGACTCCAAGACGGGCGACGAGATCATGGGACTCTTCGACGAGCTTCACGCCAAGGGCAACACAATCATCGTTGTCACGCACGAGCCCGACATTGCTGAATTCGCTCACCGAATAATCACGATCCGCGATGGTGTCATCGCAGGCGACCACGCATCGCCTCGCCGGCAAAACCAATCACAGTAACGAGTTACGCACCTCTATCAGTCATCGCATCCGCTTCGGTGCTGGCAAACGTCTAAAATGGAATGATGGCAACGGAATCTCTCCGCCTGCGTTCCATAGGCATTTTTACAGTAATCTTTTTTGCCTGCTGTAACTTACTCCCTGCGCAAGCCTCGGCGCGCTTCGACCTTACTGGCCCCAAAATTGAGGTCCATGTCACCCGAGCCGGCAAAACTCTGCCTATCGCCGCTGTGCCTAACCTCCAGGCAGGCGATAAGCTCTGGCTACACCCCGACCTCCCGCCTACCCAGTCGGTCCATTATCTCCTCGTCGCCGCCTTTCTGCGCGGAACCACCAACCCTCCCCCTGACAACTGGTTCTTCCGCATCCAGACCTGGGACAAGAAAGTCCGCGAAGAGGGCGTTACCATCACGGTTCCTGCGGAGGCCCAGCAAGCCATCCTCTTCCTCGCTCCCGAAACCGGCGGCGATTTCAGCACCCTCCGCTCCGCCGTCCGTGGCCGCCCCGGTATCTTCGTCCGCGCCTCCCAGGATCTTGCTGAGGCAGGATTCGAACAGGCTCGCATCGAAAAGTACCTCGCTTCCATGCAGAAGGTCCCGCCATCCGATCCAAAGGCTCTGCTCGATCACTCCACCTTCCTGGCCCGCACCCTCAACCTCAAGCCCAACCAGGACTGCTTTAGCCGCCCCGTCGACATGCAATTCAACTGTCTCACGCAGAGCGGCACCCAGACCCTCCTCGACGATGGCCACGCCCAAACGATCGTCGCCAGCCTCTCAAGCGGAGATACCTCAAGCTTCATCAATGCCGCGAGCTATACCGGGATGGCCGGCGGCGGTCTGTACAGCGCCTACGTGGGAGCGGTCGTCGATCTCATCCATCTCATGAGCGGCCTCCACACGGCGCACTACCAGTACATCCCCGCCATTGCCTTCCCCACCGACGAGAGTCTCAACCTGCGTCTCAACACCCCTCCTTCCTTCAACAATCCCAAGTCGGTCATCGTGATCGGTCTTCCGGCGATCCAGGCCTCTATCCCGCCGCCGCTCCGTCCAGCAGACCCAAAGCAGATCAGCTGCCTGCTGAGACCCACGCTCGTACTTCCCGTCGAAGGTGCCCCCCTCGTCTTCTCGACCGCGTTCGCACATGATCTGGTTCTGCACGTTCCCCCTATCCACGGCACAGGCCCAGCCACCGAGATACCGTTAACCCCCGACGCCTTCCAGGGCGGCTTAGTTCTGGCCCACACCCCCGAGCGGAAGGTTCTTACGGCCCCTGACGACTCCGGCAATCCCGCAACGCCTGCACCCGCTTCCAGTACGACTCCCGCCCCAGCCCCCCAAGCGGCCTCCACCTCCAGCACAGTCGTTACCGGAACCATCTCCGGCTACTGGGGCTTCGATGCCTTCACTGGCCCATCCATTCAGCTCCAGGTAGTCCCCGGGACAGACTGGAAGCTAGCCGCCGGTGATCTGCTCATCGCTGGCCGCGAGAATCATCTTTCGCTCAACTCAACCGGCACTGCCTGCATCGCGTCCATCACGCTCGACACCGAAGCCGGAGAAAAAGTCGCCACCCAATGGAAGCTCGCAGACAAGCCTAACCTGGTCGATGTCAAGGTCTCGCTCCAGTCCTTAGCCCCTGGCGCGCTTCACCTCTCCATCCACCAGCACGGCGAACCCGAGGTCCACACCGTCGCGGCTGAAACCTTCTCCGAGCCCGCGCGCCTCAACGCTCTCGAACTTCACGCAGGCGACACCGTCGCGACCCTCACCGGCACCAGTCTCGATCAGGTCAAGAGCCTCAGTCTCAGTGGGCTGGAGTTCGCTCCTATGCCGCCCGCCGCGGACGCCCCCCCGTCCGAAGCCTCAAACACAACCCTGAAACTCACCCTCCCCCCCAACACACCGGCTCCCAAATTCCAGCATGGCGATAATCTCACCGCCCACTTTACCCTCAAGGACGGCCGCAGCCTCGCACTTCCCGTAACAGTAGCCCCGCCGCGTCCCATGGTCACGCTCCTCAGCAAGAGCGTTGCCCAGCCCGGCATCTCTCCCATCCATCTCGCCGATGATGACGACATGCCCGTCAACCAGCAGTTCACCTTCTCCCTGCGCTCCCCGACGCCTTTCCCGCGCACCGGCCAGATCGAGGTCTCAAACGCCGACGACTCGCTCCGCACCACGCTCAGCGTTCCAGCCGGCACCCTGGTCCTGCAGAACCCGCACACGCTCCTCGCTACACTCGACCCACTCAAGACCTTCGGGACCTCTGCCTACGGCCCTCTGCGCGTGCGAGCGGTCTCTCCTGAAGGCATCGCAGGCGACTGGCTACCACTCGTCACCCTCGTTCGCCTTCCTGTCCTCAAGGACCTCCACTGCCCCTCTGAAGCCACTCAATACTGCACGCTCACCGGCTCCAATCTCTACCTCATCCAGCAGATCGCTACCGACGCCGACTTCACCAACCCCACGGATGTGCCAGAAGGCTTCGTCGGCACAACCCTTACGCTTCCCCGCCCTGGCAAGTCCGGCTTTTATCTTCGACTCCGCGATGACCCCTCGGCCGCCAACACCGTAGTCATGCCCATCGCGCCCACGCCAACCACCACCGCCGAGCGCAAAAACAAAGACGCCCAGCCATAGCTGAGCGTCTCATCCAAGCCGCTAACTAATCCTTTACACTGACTCGCGCCTCGCCGAGTTGTACCCGGCTGTGCTTCACGCTATAGGTAAAGTAGACGACCAGCCCGATGACCAGCCACACAATCAGCCGCGCCCAGTTTAGCCATCCCAGCTTCACCATCATGTAGCCATTGAACAGGATGCCCAGAACCGGAACGATCGGAACCCAGGGCGTCCGGAACGGTCTCGCCTTGTTCGGGTCGGTCTTGCGTAGAACCATGATCGCGATACACACAATGACAAACGCCAGCAGCGTACCGATATTTACCATCTTGCCGATGTCATCGATCGGCGTCAGCGCACCGACAATTCCAGCCAGCGTACCCACCAGAAACGTGTTCTTGAACGGCGTCCGAAACCGCGGATGCACCTCAGCAAAGAACTTCTTCGGCAGCAGGCCATCTGAAGCCATCGCGTACAGGACACGAGTCTGACCCAGCAACATCACCAGCATCACCGAAGTGAGCCCAGCCAGCGCGCCGAGCGTAATGATGTCACTAGCCCAACCAAGATTGCGGTCAGCAAATGCCCGCGCAATTGGAGCCTCAATGTTCACCTGCTGCCACGGCACCATACCTGTCAGAACGGCCGCAACCCCGATATACAAGAGCGTGCAGATCGTCAGCGAGGCAATGATTCCAATCGGCAGATCACGCTGCGGATTCTTAGCCTCCTGCGCCGTCGTCGACACCGCATCGAAACCGATATACGCAAAAAAGATATAAGCGGCACCAGCACCAATTCCGCCAAACCCGTACGGCGCGAACGAGTGCCAATCATGTCCCCAGTTCGCATGGCTGATGTACTTTGCGCCAAGCCCGAGGACGAACAACACCACCGAAACCTTAATCACCACGATCGTCGTATTGAACTTCGCCGATTCCTTGATTCCAATCGCCAGCACCGTCGTCACAATCAGCGCAATCAGAAACGCTGGCAGATTGATCCCGATCTCATGGCCAAACAGCACCGGAGCGCCCAAAACCTGGTGAGCCCTTGCCATCATCTCCGCCGTCGGAGCAGCCTTCAAAACGCCGAGTTGAGCGATATACTCCTGAGTCCCTGGCAGCAGCTTCGCATAGGACGACGCCATAATCTCCCGGCCAACCGAGTCCACCGCGACTCCCAGTCCGGTCCAATGGTCGTACGCCAGCCACAGTGGAAACTTGATATGAGCGATATTCATCAGCTCGATAAAGTGATTCGACCATCCCGAACTCACCGTGCTTGCGCCCATCGCATACTCGAGCGTCAAATCCCAGCCAATAATCCATGCAATCAGCTCACCCAACGTCGCATAAGCATACGTATAAGCCGACCCAGCCAGCGGAATCATCGCTGCAAACTCCGCATAGCAAAGTCCGGCAAAAGCGCATCCCAACCCGCTCAAAACAAACGACAGCATCAATCCAGGCCCGGCATAATGAGCACCCAGTCCGCTCAGTACAAAGATGCCTGCGCCGATCACAGCGCCTACCCCCAGCGCCGTCAGCTGAAATGGCCCAAGGCATCGCTCCAGCGTTCCTTCGCCTTCAGCCTTAGATTCGGCCAGCAGTACATCCATTGATTTTCTTGCAAACAACTTCGACATCGTAGCCTGGTTCTCCTTTACGTCCCGGTCACTTCAACATCAAGCTCTTTTCCTGCAACGGCAATGCCCTGCCGCTTCCACACCAGATACACCGGCACGCCAAGCAGAACGATAATCAGCCCCGGCCACGTATATTGAGGTTTGTAACGCAATAGTACGACACAAATCCACGCCGCCATCACGATATAAAGCCCCGGCAGCACCGGATACCCAAACGCCTTATATGGCCGAGCCGCATCTGGACGCGTCCGCCGCAGCACAAACAGCCCCATGATCGTCAGAATGTAGAAGACCAGCACCGCAAAGATCACATAATCCAGCAGTTGCCCATAGCTGCCCGACAGGCACAGCAGGCAAGTCCATACACACTGTACCCACAGCGAATTCACCGGCGTCTTCGACCGCTCACTCAGCCTTCCCACCGACTTGAAAAACAACCCATCGCGGCTCATCGCGTAATACACACGAGCCCCAGCCAGCAGCATCCCGTTCACGCACCCAAATGTGGACACCAGGATCGCCGCAGCCATCAGCTTCGCGCCCATCCCGGCAAACGCGCTCTCCATCACCGCCGTGGCTACCCGATCCTCAGCCGCAAACTGAATCCCTCGCCCCGCAATCGTCGTTGCCGCAGGATCACCCACCATCGGCAGCACGCTCAGATAAACAAAATTGCAGAGCACATACAGCAGCAACACAACGCCCGTCCCAATCGCCAGCGACAGTGGCAGATTCCGTCTCGGATTCCGAATCTCTCCCGCCGTAAACGTAACGTTGTTCCACGCATCCGAGCTGAACAGCGAGCCCACCTGCACCACCGCCAATATCGTCAGCACCCCAACAAAAGCCGTCGGCCCACCCACACCCACCTGCACCGCATGAACCGAATGCCACCCAGCCCCAGCCCAGAAATTCTTCCACCCCGCACCAAAGTTAGCCGCAACAGCATCCGCATTCTTGGCGAACACTCCCACCAGCACCACCGCAGCCAGCGCCAGAACCTTCGCGGAAGTAAACACATTCTGCACCGCCGCGCCCATCTTGACGCCCAGCGTATTCAGCACCGTCAACAACACAACTACGATAATCGCCGCCAGATTCGCCGTATTCAGCCCGATGTCCATGTTGCCCAGCACCATCGGCCCCACGTGCCATGCCGGCACATGCCCGATATGCCACAGCCAGTTCTGTGCACTTACACTAGGAAAGAAAACCCCCAGAAACTTTCCAAACGCCACGCCGACCGCGGCAATCGTCCCCGTCTGGATCACCAGAAACAGCGTCCACCCATACAAAAATCCCCAAAGCGGCCCTAGCGCCTCGCGTAGATACACATACTGGCCGCCAGCCTTCGGCATCATCGCCGCCAGTTCCCCATAGCTCAGCGCACCAATAATCGTCATCAGCGCCGTCACCAGCCACGCCGCAATCAGCAGCGCCGGCGACCCCAGCCCCCGCGACATATCCGCCGACACGATAAAGATGCCCGACCCAATCATCGAGCCCATCACAATCGCCGTCGCCGAAAACAACCCCATCCCCTGCACAAACTGAGGAGTCGTCGAAACCGATTGGCCCTGATCCCGCGCCGGAGCAGAGGGATCTGCTGTTGTATTTTTCAAACTAGTCACGTTCGTCATTTCTACCGTAAAAGATCGAGAAAGTCTCCAGCAACCTTCGCGACCGGCTCCCCTTCAACCAACAGCGCGCTGATAACCGCAACAGAATCAGCCCCAGCGTCCATCACGCTCTTGGCATTGGCGCGTGTAATTCCCCCAATCGCGACAATCGGTTTCGCAGTAAGCCCGCGCGCCCGCATCACCCCTTCGAGCCCGATCACAGGCTCCGCATCCACCTTCGTTCCAGTAGCGAACACCGGCCCCACCGCAACATAATCCGCACAACTCAACTCCGCCAGGCGAACTTGCTCGTCCGTATGCGTAGAAACCCCAACTATCCTCCGGGCACCCACCACTTGTCGCGCATCCTCCGGCGACAGATCCCCCTGACCCACATGAACCCCATCCCACCCAGCCAACAAAGCGAGATCCGCTCGATCATTCATGATCAGACGAGCTTTCTCCCACGCAAAAACCTCGCGAATCAACGCAGCATTCCGCAGGACATCCGACGGGGCCGAACTCTTATCTCGAAACTGCAACAGCGTCACGCCCGCATCAAGCAAACTTCGCGCAAAATCCTCCACCCCGGCCCTGCGCGACCCAAGAAGCCCGGCATCCACAATCGGATACAGCCGAGGCAACGTCAGAGAACGTAGCGATACAGCGCCTTCCCCCACTAGCCTATCCCTGCTGTCGCTCAAGAAACCGTTCCATAAACTTCGTATCGAACTGCCCTGCCCGGAACTCCGCATCCGCAAATATCTTCTGGTGCAGCGGAATCGTCGTATGAATCCCCTGCACCACAAACTGCGACAGGGCCCGCTGCATCTTGTCCATCGACTCTTCGCGATCCTTCCCATGGCAGATCAGCTTGGCGATCATGCTGTCGTAGTACGGAGGGACCACGCCCTCGGCATACTGCGCCGTATCCACGCGAACCCCGTTACCACCTGGAATATTGAACGCCGTAATCTTCCCGGCGCTCGGCGTGAACTTCTCCGGATGCTCCGCATTGATCCGGCATTCAATCGCATGCCCACGAATCTCCACGGGCTTCGTAATGATCGACGAAAGTTTCTCCCCGGCCGCAATCCGCAACTGCGCCTTCACGAGGTCGATTCCTGTAACCATCTCGGTTACACAATGCTCCACCTGGATACGCGTATTCATCTCGATGAAGTAGATCTTCCCATCCTCATCCATCAAAAACTCAATCGTTCCAGCATTCCAGTAGCCGATATTCTCCAGCGACTTCTTGATCGTCTTCCCCAACTCCTCGCGAAGCTTCGGCGTCACCATCAAGCTCGGAGCCTCTTCGATCAACTTCTGATGCCGTCGCTGAATCGAGCACTCCCGCTCACCCA encodes:
- a CDS encoding efflux RND transporter periplasmic adaptor subunit, with amino-acid sequence MNAKKIILIAVAVLVLAGIIVGSILKSQSSVTKVATAKVTRQDLVSIVNGTGQIKPKTYVNIGATAFGRITHLYVKEGDHVKADQLVATVESEQPASAVEAQHATIASSKTDVDSFIAAERTAEANVEQAKADLEQKKFDYERALALYNEKLIAKQDYDAKKAAYDVSAATLQQRIAAVAQAKAQTLSAKGHVDQAVATLRGSDYNLGLTQSRAPFDALVTNVPVREGETVVLGIQNAEGSTLMTLADMSVITAEVKVDETDIVNVAIGQPADVTVDALPGRSFKGHVTQVGDQALLRTTGIATSQSTTGTEEAKDFKVVVTLDQPSDDLRPGLSTTAKITTAHKPNALNIPIQALVQRDVLTEKALFTNGGKPPTGVASASTSKPQLVQGVYVLQADSKNRNKLRVNFVPVATGVTGATDIEVLSGLKEGDEIVTGRYKILRALKSGTIVKKDNSVESADADKS
- a CDS encoding ABC transporter ATP-binding protein — protein: MAIETAVEPTVGNITGPHPGDVIVTDNLWKTYEMGDQQVHALRGVNLRIRHNEYVAIMGPSGSGKSTLMNLIGCLDSPSQGKYWLNGHDVSELNDDELARIRNKEIGFVFQTFNLLARATSLHNVELPLIYNGTPAAERTARAKAVLESVNLGARMMHKPNELSGGQRQRVAIARALVNHPSIILADEPTGNLDSKTGDEIMGLFDELHAKGNTIIVVTHEPDIAEFAHRIITIRDGVIAGDHASPRRQNQSQ
- a CDS encoding amino acid permease translates to MSKLFARKSMDVLLAESKAEGEGTLERCLGPFQLTALGVGAVIGAGIFVLSGLGAHYAGPGLMLSFVLSGLGCAFAGLCYAEFAAMIPLAGSAYTYAYATLGELIAWIIGWDLTLEYAMGASTVSSGWSNHFIELMNIAHIKFPLWLAYDHWTGLGVAVDSVGREIMASSYAKLLPGTQEYIAQLGVLKAAPTAEMMARAHQVLGAPVLFGHEIGINLPAFLIALIVTTVLAIGIKESAKFNTTIVVIKVSVVLFVLGLGAKYISHANWGHDWHSFAPYGFGGIGAGAAYIFFAYIGFDAVSTTAQEAKNPQRDLPIGIIASLTICTLLYIGVAAVLTGMVPWQQVNIEAPIARAFADRNLGWASDIITLGALAGLTSVMLVMLLGQTRVLYAMASDGLLPKKFFAEVHPRFRTPFKNTFLVGTLAGIVGALTPIDDIGKMVNIGTLLAFVIVCIAIMVLRKTDPNKARPFRTPWVPIVPVLGILFNGYMMVKLGWLNWARLIVWLVIGLVVYFTYSVKHSRVQLGEARVSVKD
- a CDS encoding APC family permease, yielding MGLFSATAIVMGSMIGSGIFIVSADMSRGLGSPALLIAAWLVTALMTIIGALSYGELAAMMPKAGGQYVYLREALGPLWGFLYGWTLFLVIQTGTIAAVGVAFGKFLGVFFPSVSAQNWLWHIGHVPAWHVGPMVLGNMDIGLNTANLAAIIVVVLLTVLNTLGVKMGAAVQNVFTSAKVLALAAVVLVGVFAKNADAVAANFGAGWKNFWAGAGWHSVHAVQVGVGGPTAFVGVLTILAVVQVGSLFSSDAWNNVTFTAGEIRNPRRNLPLSLAIGTGVVLLLYVLCNFVYLSVLPMVGDPAATTIAGRGIQFAAEDRVATAVMESAFAGMGAKLMAAAILVSTFGCVNGMLLAGARVYYAMSRDGLFFKSVGRLSERSKTPVNSLWVQCVWTCLLCLSGSYGQLLDYVIFAVLVFYILTIMGLFVLRRTRPDAARPYKAFGYPVLPGLYIVMAAWICVVLLRYKPQYTWPGLIIVLLGVPVYLVWKRQGIAVAGKELDVEVTGT
- the thiE gene encoding thiamine phosphate synthase, which codes for MGEGAVSLRSLTLPRLYPIVDAGLLGSRRAGVEDFARSLLDAGVTLLQFRDKSSAPSDVLRNAALIREVFAWEKARLIMNDRADLALLAGWDGVHVGQGDLSPEDARQVVGARRIVGVSTHTDEQVRLAELSCADYVAVGPVFATGTKVDAEPVIGLEGVMRARGLTAKPIVAIGGITRANAKSVMDAGADSVAVISALLVEGEPVAKVAGDFLDLLR
- the accC gene encoding acetyl-CoA carboxylase biotin carboxylase subunit, producing the protein MFRKVLIANRGEIALRVISACKEMGIRTVAVYSEPDRNSLHVKFADEAICIGPARSAESYLNVPAVISAAEIADVDAIHPGYGLLSENANFAEVCRASNIKFIGPPPEVTRMMGEKSTARQTMKKAKVPILPGSDGVIESEGEALEWAKSVGYPVILKAVAGGGGRGMRICRSPEELPGLYQQASTEAANAFGNGDLYMEKFIERPRHIEFQVLADEHGNVMSLGERECSIQRRHQKLIEEAPSLMVTPKLREELGKTIKKSLENIGYWNAGTIEFLMDEDGKIYFIEMNTRIQVEHCVTEMVTGIDLVKAQLRIAAGEKLSSIITKPVEIRGHAIECRINAEHPEKFTPSAGKITAFNIPGGNGVRVDTAQYAEGVVPPYYDSMIAKLICHGKDREESMDKMQRALSQFVVQGIHTTIPLHQKIFADAEFRAGQFDTKFMERFLERQQG